AAATCTGTCCAATAATAGAAagtaatttataatttataaaacaatTACAAAGTAATATGGATCATATACCTTATGAACTGTCTACATGTGCTTCATCAGGAGAtttttctgtttaaaaaataCTTGTGCCACTTTCAGCCCATTTTAAGAGGTGAAAACTCACATCATGCAATGTTTTGTAGTCCAGACTCTCAACATTTTTCTTTGCAGTTATAGGGCCAAAATCACCATTTTCTGTATGTGATTCTAGTAACTCTTGTTTTATCTCCAGACATATCAAGCCCTTGAACTTAAGTTGATGCCATTTCATTCTTATATCATCAAGATCATCTAGAATCAAGCGCAAAATCTGAACCACAATAATATCGACTAATTTGACACATTATACAAAAAGCCAAACCAACCCATTAGAAGGTGAACGGGTCAACATTGATATGCTACCTTGCTCTTTCAATAGAGGtggatcaaaaaaaaaaaaaaattgatggaATCCACTTCACACAAACCGTAACAACCTCGAACTTCTTGTTATTATGCTTTTTTATGGCTTGCCTTTGAAGGCCAGTTTTAAAGCTTCCAGATCTTGATTCGGAGATTTCTAAATGAATTTGAGGTCGGAAGTAACAATGGAGTGGGGTCTTATTCTCGTAACGATACCAGAGAACCAACAGAAGCGTGATTTTAGAAATTGTAGTGTTTAAAGTTCAAAGAGAGATAGGTTTAATAACCGTAGCCATAAATAATCACAATAACAATGGTACAAATAAGGATAATAACAGCACCAAGGAGAAAACAGAAACTAACCTTCACTTTGTGCAAATCACTAGATTTTTCATAAACAAGCAAGCTTCCAAGAATTGCAGAAAAGCTAACAAGTTTGCAAGGAAACACACAAGTTCCCACAAGAAAGAGCACATGTTTATATGAATGATCCATTATGCTTTGAAAACATCAGAATTATAAAGAGCACGTTGTCACAAAATCCTCAACACCAAACATGAAACTAAAAATATAAGTAAAAAAGGTAAAAAATATAACAAGTATTCCCATATTTGTAAATTGTGATCACATGAACAAAAATGTAGAAAAATTGCTACCATGAAAATATGCCATTTTTGTAAGAAACTGTACTCAATTCACACCCTAGTGCAGCaactttcacaaaattaaacAGCAAGAAATTTAGAGCATTAGGTTTATGAACCCATATCGATCAAGTTCATAACTCTGAACCCTAGATGATGAAGAATTAAATATTTCAAAGGTCAAGAAACAGCAGTTTTGCAGCAAGATTTCATCATAGACAGCAAAAAACCATTTGTTATGAGGTTTTAAACTGTTTGATCTTATTTTCTTTAAGATTCAAAGTTTCAAACCCGGTTAAACCACAAAAGAAATTTGGATGCTTTGCTTCAAACTGTTTGACATTTTCCCTGTTGTAACTATGGCCTAGAGCGAGTAGACTTTGGAACGAAGATTTAGCAAGAAAAACTGCATAAAAATGTATACATTTTTCACTATAGGATTGTTAAATATAGTTTTGAGCTTCGACTGTGGCCCTAGTTACAATGATCAATGTACAAAAATCTTTATCAATAGGTCTTCAAAGGGTTAGTGAAAGCCCATTACCATTAAGGATTTCTATTTTAAATCTTGATCAGTCCATTTGCATATATTCCAACAAACACATTGCCACTCTCGCATATGTCGCTTGAACTCAACATTGGTGACTGGTCGATACTCGCGGATGATTCTTTTGTAACCAGCTATACGCTAAACAACTAACTATACCAGCTGTAAAACAATCCAATCATGGAGTGCAACCGAACTCTGTCCACCCATTTCTCATAAAAGATTAAAATAACTGTCAACAAACGCTATATCAACTTGAATGCAGGACCTCAAAGCGCATTATCACATCTGCGACTAATAGATTACTTTGGCATTGAAGTAATATTCATTACATGAGAAAGCCATATTCATTAGTCATTACATGTACAAAATTAAACATGTGTTATAGTCATATTCATTACATGTACAAAAACATGTGTTACCAGCCCAAAAAATCAGCAAAACACCATGCAAATACACCAGCATGCAAGTTAGTTTGAAAATGCAAGGGAGGATACGAATTCAAGATACTCCTTCcgagcctcgatttcatcacctgTTGCAGTTTTGTTATCAGCGAGCCATTTCCTGGTTTCTTCATATGCGTACTTCATGTTCTTTAACACCTTTGGGGTCCTATCATCTCCTTTCAACTTCTTCTTTAAAACATACAAACAGTCTTCCAAGCCATTGCATGCATCCACTTTCCTCTTGTACTCGTGATCCTCAACTTTAAACTTCTCCGCATCTTTAGTCATTTTCTCAATCTCTTGCTTCGACAATCGACCTCTATAATTGGTGACAGTAAGAGTTTCAGTCTTTCCGGTAAGAACTACCTTTCCTGTGACTGTAAGGATACCATTAGCATCTATTTCAAAGCAAATCTCAACTACTGAGACTCCCTTAGGAGCAGCTGGAATTCCAGAAACTAAAAGCTGCCCCAACaaataattatctgtagatcttgtccgttCACCTTGGTACACCTTAAACCTTATAGAAGATTGGTAGTCTTTGGTTGTTACAAATTTCTTAGTAAACGATGTAGGTATCAAAGTGTTCCGTGGGATAACAACACACATTTTCTCTCCTAGTACCTCAACACCAAGTGCCAAAGGAGTAACATCCAATAGCACTAACTCGTTTAGGATTTCGCTAGTTTCACCAGATAACATTGCAGCCATAACCGCTGCTCCATATGCAACCGCTTCATCAGGGTTGATGCTCTTGCATAGCTCCTTCCCATCAAAGAACTCCTGCAACATACTTTGGACCTTTGGTATTCTAGTCGACCCACCAACGAGAATCACCTCATGTACACTTGTTTTGTTCATCTTTGCATAGGCTAAACATGTATCCACTTTCTTGATACACTTGGTGAAAATAGTCATATTTAGATCCTCAAATTTGGCCCTAGTAATTCTCAAAGAAAAATCAATAGCCTCATGCAAACCATGGATTTCAATTAAAGTTGTGGTGGCAAATGAAAGAATTATCTTTGCTTTCTCACACGCAACTTTCAGTCTCGCCAACGCTTTTTTGTTTCCAGACAAATCCTTGTTCCATTTGTTCTTAAACTCCTCAACACAATAACTCACCAAATTGTTATCAAAATCATGACCCCCCAAATGAGTGTCACCAGCAACAGCTTTAACCTCAAAGAAACTGCCTTCACCAATGGAGAGAAGAGTGCCACCACCAAGATCAAATACAAGCACattcctttctccaacaattcgcgACTTATGGGCCACACCATAAGCAACTGCAGCTGCAGTTGGCTCATTGATCATACGCATGACCTTTAGGCCTGCAATGGTGGCTGCATTCTTTGTTGACTGACGTTGACAATCATTGAAGTAAGCTGGAACTGTGATGACAGTGGATTTAACGGTTTCACCAATATATGTCTCTGCAACTTGTTTCATCTTGGCAAGAACCATTGATGAGATTTCTTCTGTAGTAAACTGTTTCTCTTGACCTTTGTAGTTAACCACAACTTTTGGCATGTCATTAGTTCCTTGTATAACCTTAAAAGGCCACAACTTCAAGTCATCTTGCATCATGATCTCACTGAATCTCCTGCCTATAAGCCTCTTCGCATCTgaatcaaaacaaaataaaatacataaatacaaagtaaaaaaaaaaaaaaaaaaaaagacgaaaAAGAAAACACCTGCAGACTAACCGTATACAGTATTATTAGGGTTGAAAGTGATCTGATTGATAGCACCATCACCAATGAGACGTTCAGCATCAGTGAAAGCAACACAAGATGGAGTTGTTCGGTTTCCGTACTCGTTGGTTATGATCTCTACTCGGTCATCTCTCCAAACTGCAACACATGAATACGTGGTTCCCAGGTCAATGCCGATTGCAGGTGCTCCACTTCTCCTACTCGTGGCCATTACTCTCAGTGTTCAGGCACTGAAACACCAATAAAATGCATTATAATTATCAACAAAAAAAATGAAGACGATATGTTGGGTAACCTTGGCGTATGCGTTGTGGGATCTATCTCTCCATCTCTTTTTGAGGTGGTGGTGTGATTATGATGATGTAACTCAGCCGCCCTACTCCTACTGGAATATGTGATAATTAATATCTATaaaatatttgattttttttttttctttttgtgagtttgctattttattatttttaattgaAGGTGATGTTTTTCTTCACGTATTTTGTCtcacaaaaaaaagaaaaaagattgCAACTTTTATTGTGACTGGTAGGATGCCTCAAGCGCTGCAGTGGACATTACGTAGGTGATAATTTAGTTCGTTACACTattgaataaaaataaaaaaagatatgCTCAAGAGCTAGGACTATATTTTATATGAATTGAAAACTATGATATAAGAATACTAGTACCCGTTTAAAAAATATCAATACCAGTATCGATATTATTATGTAAAAATCATACAGATAAAACCATAAAAGTATGTCGGTGCCCATTCATGGAGTTTCTCTAAATTGGAATTAATATCCCTAAAAGTTATGCATGTACAACAAATGGAAGATAAATGTTTTTAATGTATGATAAAACCCTTGGCTCAACCTAGAGATTTTTACTAGTGAGACTCGAACTCATAATCTCAATCCACAATAAAAGATTATGGGGCTGCCAATACATCATAAGACCATGTGTGGTGGTGAGTGAAACAAATGTCCCACCCTTTGGCATGAAGTGACACATGGCCGCTTAGTCAGTAAAGAGGCATTATGAGGTTTGAAGTTAAAAAGATGTGTAGTGGTATAATGCCTCATAATGCCCCAATAATGATTACCTAATTATTAccgtttttagaaaaataaaacaaataaaggaGTTGGAAATTTGTTATTAGTCAAAAATTCAACAATCTGACGTTTTTGTGGCCACACCCAACCAAAAATTTTCGAAAAAAACACCTCGGGGGCGGTCAatggggctttatggggcgttttAGGTGAAAAAAGCGCCCAAACCACCCCCACTACGGATGGTTTAAGGTAATTTGCGTGAAGTGGCTACTTCGATTATAGTTAAGGATATATGTTTTTTAATGTATGTTTACTCGACCGTATAAAAAATGAATTGGTAACATTCAATTTATCTCCAAAGGAATAAAAATGTTAGTGTAAATAGTTTACAAGTGAAAAGTAATATAAAAGTAAATCTTATTACCATCAGAAAGTGATTGTTTTACTGTGGTTTGTTGGCGGAAGCAGATTGTCCTAatttttctagggttttgaaCATGTAAACCATAAATCATGTTGAGGTTGCCTTGATTATGATTGTCGTTTTGCTGTTAATTCTTTGTTTTCCCCTATTTTTTGTGTAATTGAACCTTTAGGCTGTGTGGTACGGGCTTCGTCCCTGCCCTATCCTTCACCGTCGCCGCCCTGCCCTCCATTTCCCCTCACCCCGTCGTCGTCCCAAACGGCAACAACCAGACGTCCTCGACAACCCACTAGAAGGCAAAACAAAGATCCAATCTCTTAGTGAAGGCGTATATTAGCTCATCCACACACCCCATTAAAGATACGTAAAGTtaacttaattttttttagtatatactttttaatattaatttaaattttttttaatatatacttTTGTTAAATGTAGGTAACAACCAAACGGGCGAGGGGTTTTGGAAAGCGGTAGTAACAAAGTTCCTTGAGATAATGGAACAAGGAATCGAGATATCGACTCGATATCTTCGAAGTGGCGAAAGATGAGTACGGTCGTGAACCGGTTTTCGGAGGaatataataaattatatataagTGGGCGCCGTAGCGTGATGAGCGACGACGATGTCTTCAAAGTGGCAATGGATAAATACAAGACGAACCATAGAACCGCTTTCCCATATATTCGGGCTTGGGAAGTTTTGCGAACGGCCCAAAAGTGGGCGCCGGTTCCGAATGAGGTTGAGATGACAAAACGTCAAAAAACCTCGGAGACCAGTAGTTTTAGTGTCGGCGGCTCGGACGCAAGATGTCAAATTAATTTAAACGACGACGCCGAGTTTGACGAAGAAGAGTA
This is a stretch of genomic DNA from Helianthus annuus cultivar XRQ/B chromosome 16, HanXRQr2.0-SUNRISE, whole genome shotgun sequence. It encodes these proteins:
- the LOC118488207 gene encoding heat shock cognate 70 kDa protein-like, with the protein product MATSRRSGAPAIGIDLGTTYSCVAVWRDDRVEIITNEYGNRTTPSCVAFTDAERLIGDGAINQITFNPNNTVYDAKRLIGRRFSEIMMQDDLKLWPFKVIQGTNDMPKVVVNYKGQEKQFTTEEISSMVLAKMKQVAETYIGETVKSTVITVPAYFNDCQRQSTKNAATIAGLKVMRMINEPTAAAVAYGVAHKSRIVGERNVLVFDLGGGTLLSIGEGSFFEVKAVAGDTHLGGHDFDNNLVSYCVEEFKNKWNKDLSGNKKALARLKVACEKAKIILSFATTTLIEIHGLHEAIDFSLRITRAKFEDLNMTIFTKCIKKVDTCLAYAKMNKTSVHEVILVGGSTRIPKVQSMLQEFFDGKELCKSINPDEAVAYGAAVMAAMLSGETSEILNELVLLDVTPLALGVEVLGEKMCVVIPRNTLIPTSFTKKFVTTKDYQSSIRFKVYQGERTRSTDNYLLGQLLVSGIPAAPKGVSVVEICFEIDANGILTVTGKVVLTGKTETLTVTNYRGRLSKQEIEKMTKDAEKFKVEDHEYKRKVDACNGLEDCLYVLKKKLKGDDRTPKVLKNMKYAYEETRKWLADNKTATGDEIEARKEYLEFVSSLAFSN